In Seriola aureovittata isolate HTS-2021-v1 ecotype China chromosome 17, ASM2101889v1, whole genome shotgun sequence, a genomic segment contains:
- the ddx42 gene encoding ATP-dependent RNA helicase DDX42 isoform X1, whose product MNWSKGGPGVKRGFGFGGFSLAGKKEEPQLPQKSHTSFGPTGSGAGYGKNQQLPSFYKIGTKRANFDEENAYFEDDEEESSSNVDLPYIPAENSPTRQQMQSGGGSDSEDDPLDAFMAEVENQAAKDMRKLEEKEKEKKSAKGIRDDIEEEDEQEAYFRYMAENPTAGLTQEEEEENIDYDSDGNPIATATKKIIMPLPPIDHSEIDYSPFEKNFYNEHEELSNLTGTQVLELRQKLNLRVSGAAPPKPCTSFAHFSFDEQLMHQIRKSEYTQPTPIQCQGVPIALSGRDMIGIAKTGSGKTAAFIWPMLVHIMDQKELEAGEGPIAVIVCPTRELCQQIHAECKRFGKAYSLRSVAVYGGGSMWEQAKALQEGAEIVVCTPGRLIDHVKKKATSLQRVTYLVFDEADRMFDMGFEYQVRSIASHVRPDRQTLLFSATFRKKIERLARDILIDPIRVVQGDIGEANEDVTQVVELLPSGTDKWAWLTRRLVEFTSSGSVLIFVTKKANCEELATNLTQEGYSIGLLHGDMDQSERNKVISDFKKKNLPVLVATDVAARGLDIPSIRTVVNYDVARDIDTHTHRIGRTGRAGEKGVAYTLLTNKDTTFAGDLVRNLEGANQSVSKELMDLAMQNPWFRKSRFKGGKGKKLNIGGGGLGYRERPGLGAESSDRTSSSSSSSSSLLSSTCSYEGYSKPATGAMGDRMSAMKQAFQAQYKSHFVAASSGPPKLSTKSNSSSGWTSAGSLSSVPTEAANGSERSHSATLSMSSFTSAGSLSSVPTSQTSSQHSYPPPAPPSQRDSSRDRHGDDRGRHGDSYHRHSDRSDRHSGEDRYSERDRHGDRDRDRHGERDRYSSSRHGDSRNGDGSRRDRDDRRSDRDGGDRGSGEGRDRGDDSFAVPEPPKRRKSRWDN is encoded by the exons ATGAACTGGAGCAAAGGTGGTCCAGGTGTGAAGCGAGGGTTTGGGTTTGGAGGATTTTCtcttgcaggaaaaaaagaggaacctCAACTTCCTCAAAAATCCCACACATCATTCGGCCCCACCGGATCAGGTGCGGGATATGGGAAGAACCAGCAGCTCCCATCGTTCTACAAAATTGGGACAAAAAGGGCAAACTTTGATGAGGAAAATGC GTAttttgaagatgatgaagaggagtcCAGCAGCAATGTGGATCTGCCATACATTCCTGCAGAGAATTCACCCACACGGCAGCAGATGCAGTCTGGTGGCGGCTCAGACAGTGAGGATGACCCACTGGATGCCTTCATGGCGGAGGTTGAG aaCCAAGCAGCTAAGGATATGAGGAAActagaggaaaaggaaaaggagaaaaagtcaGCCAA GGGTATTCGTGATGACattgaagaagaagatgaacaa GAAGCCTACTTCCGCTACATGGCAGAGAATCCCACAGCCGGCCTGactcaggaggaagaggaggagaacattGACTATGACAGTGACGGGAACCCAATCGCCACTGCCACCAAGAAAATCATCATGCCGCTTCCTCCTATCGACCACTCTGAG ATTGATTACTCACCCTTTGAGAAAAACTTCTACAATGAGCACGAGGAGCTCAGCAACCTGACTGGAACTCAAGTGTTGGAGTTAAGGCAGAAACTGAACTTGCGG gtATCTGGTGCTGCCCCTCCAAAACCTTGTACCAGCTTTGCCCACTTCAGCTTTGATGAGCAGCTAATGCACCAAATCCGCAAGTCTGAGTACACTCAACCCACACCTATTCAGTGCCAG GGCGTGCCTATAGCTCTGTCCGGACGTGACATGATTGGGATTGCAAAAACTGGCAGTGgcaaaactgcagcttttatcTGGCCAATGCTTGTTCATATCATGGACCAAAAGGAGTTGGAAGCAGGAGAGGGGCCCATCGCAGTTATCGTGTGTCCCACCAGAGAGCTTTGTCAGCAG ATCCATGCGGAATGTAAGCGCTTTGGGAAAGCCTACTCATTGCGTTCTGTGGCAGTTTATGGAGGAGGCAGCATGTGGGAGCAGGCCAAGGCTCTGCAGGAGGGGGCAGAGATCGTGGTGTGCACTCCG ggTCGTCTGATTGACCATGTGAAAAAGAAGGCCACGTCCCTGCAGAGAGTGACATACCTGGTGTTTGATGAGGCAGATCGCATGTTTGATATGGGCTTTG AATATCAGGTTAGATCTATTGCTAGCCATGTTCgcccagacagacaga CTCTTCTGTTCAGTGCCACTTTTCGAAAGAAGATAGAGAGGCTGGCCAGAGACATCTTGATAGATCCTATCCGTGTGGTGCAGGGAGACATTGGAGAG GCCAATGAAGATGTGACCCAGGTCGTGGAGTTGCTGCCCAGTGGGACGGATAAATGGGCCTGGCTGACCCGGCGGCTGGTCGAGTTCACCTCTTCTGGCTCAGTCCTCATCTTCGTCACCAAGAAGGCAAATTGTGAAGAACTGGCCACTAATCTGACGCAGGAGGGCTACAGCATTGGGCTCCTGCATGGAGATATGGACCAGAGTGAGAGGAACAAGGTCATTAGTGACTTTAAGAAGAAGAATTTGCCCGTTCTGGTTGCTACTGATGTAGCTG CTCGTGGTCTGGACATCCCGTCCATTCGCACAGTGGTGAACTACGATGTGGCACGagacattgacacacacactcacaggatCGGTCGAACTGGCCGTGCTGGAGAGAAGGGCGTAGCTTACACTCTGCTCACCAACAAAGACACTACATTCGCTGGAGACCTTGTGAGAAATCTGGAAGGAGCTAATCAATCTGTTTCTAAAGAACTGATGGATTTGGCCATGCAG AATCCATGGTTTAGGAAATCCAGATTCAAGGGCGGTAAAGGAAAGAAGCTGAATATTGGTGGAGGTGGTCTGGGTTACAGAGAGAGACCAGGCCTGGGGGCTGAAAGTTCT GAtcgcaccagcagcagcagcagcagcagcagcagcttgttgtcTTCCACTTGTAGCTATGAGGGCTACAGCAAACCAGCTACTGGGGCGATGGGAGACCGCATGTCCGCAATGAAACAAGCCTTCCAG GCTCAGTATAAGAGCCACTTTGTGGCTGCGTCCAGCGGCCCTCCTAAGCTCAGCACCAAGTCTAACAGCTCGTCAGGCTGGACGAGTGCCGGCAGTCTGAGCTCAGTGCCCACAGAGGCTGCCAATGGCTCAGAGAGGTCCCACTCTGCCACCTTGTCAATGTCCAGCTTCACCAGCGCCGGCTCCCTGAGCTCAGTGCCCACCAGTCAAACCAGTTCACAGCACAGCTACCCTCCGCCTGCACCTCCCTCACAGAGAGACAGCTCACGGGACAGACATGGCGATGACCGGGGGAGGCATGGGGACAGTTACCACCGCCACAGTGACAGGAGCGACCGGCACAGCGGTGAGGACCGCTACAGTGAAAGAGATCGCCATGGAGACAGAGACCGTGACCGCCACGGGGAACGGGATCGCTACAGCAGCAGCCGCCACGGCGACAGTCGCAATGGAGATGGAAGCAGGAGGGACAGAGATGATCGAAGAAGTGACAGGGATGGGGGAGACAGGGGgagtggggaggggagggacagaggagatgATAGCTTTGCTGTTCCTGAACCACCAAAACGTAGAAAGAGCAGGTGGGacaactaa
- the ddx42 gene encoding ATP-dependent RNA helicase DDX42 isoform X2 → MAENPTAGLTQEEEEENIDYDSDGNPIATATKKIIMPLPPIDHSEIDYSPFEKNFYNEHEELSNLTGTQVLELRQKLNLRVSGAAPPKPCTSFAHFSFDEQLMHQIRKSEYTQPTPIQCQGVPIALSGRDMIGIAKTGSGKTAAFIWPMLVHIMDQKELEAGEGPIAVIVCPTRELCQQIHAECKRFGKAYSLRSVAVYGGGSMWEQAKALQEGAEIVVCTPGRLIDHVKKKATSLQRVTYLVFDEADRMFDMGFEYQVRSIASHVRPDRQTLLFSATFRKKIERLARDILIDPIRVVQGDIGEANEDVTQVVELLPSGTDKWAWLTRRLVEFTSSGSVLIFVTKKANCEELATNLTQEGYSIGLLHGDMDQSERNKVISDFKKKNLPVLVATDVAARGLDIPSIRTVVNYDVARDIDTHTHRIGRTGRAGEKGVAYTLLTNKDTTFAGDLVRNLEGANQSVSKELMDLAMQNPWFRKSRFKGGKGKKLNIGGGGLGYRERPGLGAESSDRTSSSSSSSSSLLSSTCSYEGYSKPATGAMGDRMSAMKQAFQAQYKSHFVAASSGPPKLSTKSNSSSGWTSAGSLSSVPTEAANGSERSHSATLSMSSFTSAGSLSSVPTSQTSSQHSYPPPAPPSQRDSSRDRHGDDRGRHGDSYHRHSDRSDRHSGEDRYSERDRHGDRDRDRHGERDRYSSSRHGDSRNGDGSRRDRDDRRSDRDGGDRGSGEGRDRGDDSFAVPEPPKRRKSRWDN, encoded by the exons ATGGCAGAGAATCCCACAGCCGGCCTGactcaggaggaagaggaggagaacattGACTATGACAGTGACGGGAACCCAATCGCCACTGCCACCAAGAAAATCATCATGCCGCTTCCTCCTATCGACCACTCTGAG ATTGATTACTCACCCTTTGAGAAAAACTTCTACAATGAGCACGAGGAGCTCAGCAACCTGACTGGAACTCAAGTGTTGGAGTTAAGGCAGAAACTGAACTTGCGG gtATCTGGTGCTGCCCCTCCAAAACCTTGTACCAGCTTTGCCCACTTCAGCTTTGATGAGCAGCTAATGCACCAAATCCGCAAGTCTGAGTACACTCAACCCACACCTATTCAGTGCCAG GGCGTGCCTATAGCTCTGTCCGGACGTGACATGATTGGGATTGCAAAAACTGGCAGTGgcaaaactgcagcttttatcTGGCCAATGCTTGTTCATATCATGGACCAAAAGGAGTTGGAAGCAGGAGAGGGGCCCATCGCAGTTATCGTGTGTCCCACCAGAGAGCTTTGTCAGCAG ATCCATGCGGAATGTAAGCGCTTTGGGAAAGCCTACTCATTGCGTTCTGTGGCAGTTTATGGAGGAGGCAGCATGTGGGAGCAGGCCAAGGCTCTGCAGGAGGGGGCAGAGATCGTGGTGTGCACTCCG ggTCGTCTGATTGACCATGTGAAAAAGAAGGCCACGTCCCTGCAGAGAGTGACATACCTGGTGTTTGATGAGGCAGATCGCATGTTTGATATGGGCTTTG AATATCAGGTTAGATCTATTGCTAGCCATGTTCgcccagacagacaga CTCTTCTGTTCAGTGCCACTTTTCGAAAGAAGATAGAGAGGCTGGCCAGAGACATCTTGATAGATCCTATCCGTGTGGTGCAGGGAGACATTGGAGAG GCCAATGAAGATGTGACCCAGGTCGTGGAGTTGCTGCCCAGTGGGACGGATAAATGGGCCTGGCTGACCCGGCGGCTGGTCGAGTTCACCTCTTCTGGCTCAGTCCTCATCTTCGTCACCAAGAAGGCAAATTGTGAAGAACTGGCCACTAATCTGACGCAGGAGGGCTACAGCATTGGGCTCCTGCATGGAGATATGGACCAGAGTGAGAGGAACAAGGTCATTAGTGACTTTAAGAAGAAGAATTTGCCCGTTCTGGTTGCTACTGATGTAGCTG CTCGTGGTCTGGACATCCCGTCCATTCGCACAGTGGTGAACTACGATGTGGCACGagacattgacacacacactcacaggatCGGTCGAACTGGCCGTGCTGGAGAGAAGGGCGTAGCTTACACTCTGCTCACCAACAAAGACACTACATTCGCTGGAGACCTTGTGAGAAATCTGGAAGGAGCTAATCAATCTGTTTCTAAAGAACTGATGGATTTGGCCATGCAG AATCCATGGTTTAGGAAATCCAGATTCAAGGGCGGTAAAGGAAAGAAGCTGAATATTGGTGGAGGTGGTCTGGGTTACAGAGAGAGACCAGGCCTGGGGGCTGAAAGTTCT GAtcgcaccagcagcagcagcagcagcagcagcagcttgttgtcTTCCACTTGTAGCTATGAGGGCTACAGCAAACCAGCTACTGGGGCGATGGGAGACCGCATGTCCGCAATGAAACAAGCCTTCCAG GCTCAGTATAAGAGCCACTTTGTGGCTGCGTCCAGCGGCCCTCCTAAGCTCAGCACCAAGTCTAACAGCTCGTCAGGCTGGACGAGTGCCGGCAGTCTGAGCTCAGTGCCCACAGAGGCTGCCAATGGCTCAGAGAGGTCCCACTCTGCCACCTTGTCAATGTCCAGCTTCACCAGCGCCGGCTCCCTGAGCTCAGTGCCCACCAGTCAAACCAGTTCACAGCACAGCTACCCTCCGCCTGCACCTCCCTCACAGAGAGACAGCTCACGGGACAGACATGGCGATGACCGGGGGAGGCATGGGGACAGTTACCACCGCCACAGTGACAGGAGCGACCGGCACAGCGGTGAGGACCGCTACAGTGAAAGAGATCGCCATGGAGACAGAGACCGTGACCGCCACGGGGAACGGGATCGCTACAGCAGCAGCCGCCACGGCGACAGTCGCAATGGAGATGGAAGCAGGAGGGACAGAGATGATCGAAGAAGTGACAGGGATGGGGGAGACAGGGGgagtggggaggggagggacagaggagatgATAGCTTTGCTGTTCCTGAACCACCAAAACGTAGAAAGAGCAGGTGGGacaactaa